Proteins from one Ahaetulla prasina isolate Xishuangbanna chromosome 2, ASM2864084v1, whole genome shotgun sequence genomic window:
- the ARRDC3 gene encoding arrestin domain-containing protein 3 isoform X3 has translation MVVPKAAIYQTQAFYAKGKMKEVKQLVANLRGESLSSGKTETWNGKQLKIPPVSPSILDCSIIRVEYSLMVYVDIPGAMDLFLNLPLVIGTIPLHSFGSRTSSVSSQCSMNMNWLGLHERPEAPPSYAEVVTEEQRQSSLAPVTACDDFERALQGPLFAYIQEFRFLPPPLYSEIDPNPDQTSDDRPSCPSR, from the exons ATGGTAGTGCCAAAGGCTGCCATTTATCAAACACAGGCATTCTACGCTAAAGGGAAAATGAAGGAAGTAAAACAGTTGGTTGCCAACTTGCGTGGGGAATCTTTGTCATCAGGGAAGACAGAAACCTGGAATGGCAAGCAGTTAAAAATTCCACCTGTGTCCCCATCCATCCTCGATTGTAGCATAATCCGTGTAGAATATTCTCTAATG GTATATGTGGATATTCCAGGTGCAATGGACTTGTTTCTTAATTTACCACTTGTCATTGGTACTATTCCTTTACACTCATTTGGCAGCCGAACATCAAGCGTGAGCAGCCAGTGTAGCATGAATATGAATTGGCTTGGTCTGCATGAAAGACCAGAAG CACCTCCTAGCTATGCAGAAGTGGTCACTGAGGAGCAAAGACAGTCCAGTCTAGCACCTGTAACTGCTTGCGATGACTTTGAAAGAGCACTTCAAGGACCATTATTCGCCTACATCCAAGAGTTTCGATTCCTGCCTCCTCCACTTTATTCTGAG ATTGATCCAAATCCAGATCAGACCTCAGATGACAGGCCATCCTGCCCCTCTCGCTGA